The region GATCAGCGGCCTGACGGTCGGCAGCCTGCACGCCCTCTTCGCGGAGACCGACATCGGCTACGACGCCGAGCAGCGGGTGGTCCTCACCTATCTGGCCGCCTGCATCGCGCACCTGTACGGCGACCAGACCGGCCTGCCGATGCACGGCGATGGCCCGGTGGTCGCCGCACTCGCGGACGGACTGGCCATCATCGACCAGGACACCTTCGTCCGGCTGTGGAACCCGGCCGCCGAACGGATCACCGGTCGCCCTGCGGCGCAGCTCCTCAACCGCCCGTTGCCGTTCCCGGTTCCACCGTCGGGGCAGGTGATCGACCACCGACTCCCCGACGGACGATGGATCAAGATCACCTCTGGCGAGCTGTCGGGTACGTCGGCGCATCGGGTGGTCACCTTCCGGGACGTGACCGACCAGCACCGACGCATCCCGGACCACGACCTGTTCGTCGCGGTCACCAGTCACGAGCTCCGCACGCCGGTCACCGTCATCAAGGGGTACGGGGACACCCTCAGCGACCACTGGGACTCCCTCTCCGAACCGCAGCGCCGGCAGGCGGCCCGGGTGATCGGGCAACGCGCCGACGAACTGGCCCGACTGGTCGACCGGCTGCTCGCCGCCACCAACGAGGCCGGAACGGTGGGCGACGCGCCGGTCGTACCCTTTGATTTCGGCGAAGCGCTCCGCACCGCAGCGGCCAACCTGCCCGCGGACCTGCGCCACCGGCTACTCCTCGACCTGCCCGTCGACCTGCCCAAGGCCCTCGGTGATCGGGCCAGTCTGGCGACGATGCTGACCGAGTTGGCCACCAACGCCGGCAAGTACTCGGAGCCGGGAACGCCGGTGGAGATCAGCGCACGCGCCGACCGGCGGGTAGTGAGCTTCCGGGTCAGCGACCGGGGGATCGGCATCCGCCCGGAGCACGTCGAGCGGGCATTCGAGCGGTTCTGGCAGGGTGAGTCGGGTGACCGACGCCGCTACCCGGGGGCCGGGCTCGGTCTCTATCTGGTCCGGCGGATCGTCGAACGACAAAATGGATGGGTATCCCTCCGTCCGCGGGAAGGGGGCGGTACGGTCGCAGAAGTGCGACTTCCCCGAGGGTGAGCCGCAGCGACCGATTCACTGCGGGGTCCGAGGAGGAACGTCGTGTCGACGGCAATGGCCGAGCGCTCATGGTGTGTGGTCGTGCCACACCATGCTCAGGGGGCGCGGATGGCCCGCCACCGGCTCACCGTCGAACTGTCCGACGTGATCGACCCGCACCTGCTGGCCGATGTGGTCTCGGTCGTCGGTGAACTGGTCGGCAACGCGGTGCGCCACGCCGATCCACTCCCCGGCGGTGTGATCCGGTTGGCCTGGCGGCTCCGGTCCGGGCCGGAGGGCGACGTGGTCGGGGTCCGGGTGACCGATGGTGGTTCGGCCGCCGCGCCGCAGATGCGCCTCGTCGGGCCGGAGGCGCTCGACGGTCGCGGGCTGCACATCGTGGCCGCGCTCACCATGCGCTGGGGGGTCGAACGGGACGGGCTCGGCCAGAGTGTCTGGGCGGAGCTGCGTATTCCTGTCGAGCAGGGGCTCCGTATTCCTGCCGAGCAGGGGGTGCGTATTCCTGCCGAGCAGGGGGTCACTGCGGCACCGCAGTAGCCGGGATGTGGTCCGGGCCGACGATGCCGCGCTTCGGGGCATAGGCTGTCTCGCCGTGAGCAAGCGTCGAAAACAAGCCCGATCCACCACCGAATCGGCCCCCAAGCGGCAGAAGTTGCGGGACGTGTTCGTGCCCCGCCCCTTCGAGGGCCTGGTCGACGAGCCCGAGTGGATCGCCCTCCGCGAGCTGGTACCCGCCGCCACCGCACCGTTGCGGCTCACTCCCGACCTCGTGGAGAAGTACGGCGACCGCCCGCTGACCCTGGCCACCGTCCTGCCGATGGCCGCCCCCGCGATCACCAAGCCGGACGGGCAGATCATGCTGGGCCTGCAACGGCACGTCCAGTCCGGCGACATCTCCCGGGACCTCGCCGTAGCCGTCCTGTGCGCCCTGGAGACCACGCCCGGCGGGACCGTGTCCGTCCCCGCGTTGCCGGGCGAGGGACCACGCCTGCAGGACATCCTGGTGGACGGGCCGCTCGACGTCACCATGCATGACGGCTTCGAGTTCTGGCTGGACGAGGGGGCCACCGACGACCCGAACGTGCGGGCCTCGCTCGAACGTGCTGATGCCTCGATCTACCCCACCGTTCGGCTCGCCGCCGCGCCGGCCGCGTACTGGTGTCAGGTGCCGGAGAAGGCACACGTGCGGTGGGTCCTGCCGGACAGCGAGGACGCCGCCCTCGACGCGCTGTCCCGGCTCAGCGCAGCCGGTGAGTTGTTGCTTGGCGACGGTACGAAGTTCGCCGGCATGTTCCGGGCGCACGGTCGCCTGGTGCCCGTGTGGGACATCCCCCGTGACCCGGCCGCCAGCGAGTGGGAGACCCCGCTGGCCGAGTTCGCCAAGCGGTACGCCGAGACGCTGGCCGACTCGACGCCGCTGGACGCCGCCGCCCGCCGCTCCCGGCAGGGCCTGCTCGGTCGTCAACTGACGCTTCGTTAGGTGATTCGCTAGGTGTTGGGAAGGGCCCCTTTCTATCGCTTCCTGCCGTGGGAAGGGACCTTCCCAACCGCAAAGCGGGCGGAGCTACGGCGTCCCACCGTCCGTCCCACCGTCGCGGACCAGCGGGCAGGACAGGCAGCGCGGGCCACCCCGGCCCGAGCCCAACTCGGAGCCGGCGATCCGGATCACCTCGATGCCGGCCCGTTCCAGCAGCCGGTTGGTCTCCACGTTGCGCTCGTACGCCACGCAGAGCCGGGGCGCGATGGCGAGGGTGTTGTTACCGTCGTCCCACTGCTCACGCTCGGCGGTGACCGGGTCGAGGCCGGTGTCGATGACCCGCAACGTGTCGAGGTCCATCGCGTCCGCCGCCGCCCGGAGGAACGGTGCTGGACCGTCGATCTGCAACTCGCCGTCGGCGTCGACGACCACCGTGTACGCCGACAGCGAGTCGGCGAGGTTCGGATACATCAGCACCGCGTCGACGTCGACCATCGTGCAGACGGTGTCCAGATGCATGGTGGCCCGTCGCTGGGCCA is a window of Micromonospora polyrhachis DNA encoding:
- a CDS encoding sensor histidine kinase yields the protein MPERLDYAALLAGHTAVLEMINSGDAGLPVLNQLLRVAQRSIGAVGMVFVEYSPTGGRIVAASGATRWTVGRPVSTAEPVIGNLLTGPRTQKLRVDALPADLANQLIGRGMRQMLTARAEISGLTVGSLHALFAETDIGYDAEQRVVLTYLAACIAHLYGDQTGLPMHGDGPVVAALADGLAIIDQDTFVRLWNPAAERITGRPAAQLLNRPLPFPVPPSGQVIDHRLPDGRWIKITSGELSGTSAHRVVTFRDVTDQHRRIPDHDLFVAVTSHELRTPVTVIKGYGDTLSDHWDSLSEPQRRQAARVIGQRADELARLVDRLLAATNEAGTVGDAPVVPFDFGEALRTAAANLPADLRHRLLLDLPVDLPKALGDRASLATMLTELATNAGKYSEPGTPVEISARADRRVVSFRVSDRGIGIRPEHVERAFERFWQGESGDRRRYPGAGLGLYLVRRIVERQNGWVSLRPREGGGTVAEVRLPRG
- a CDS encoding DUF5926 family protein encodes the protein MSKRRKQARSTTESAPKRQKLRDVFVPRPFEGLVDEPEWIALRELVPAATAPLRLTPDLVEKYGDRPLTLATVLPMAAPAITKPDGQIMLGLQRHVQSGDISRDLAVAVLCALETTPGGTVSVPALPGEGPRLQDILVDGPLDVTMHDGFEFWLDEGATDDPNVRASLERADASIYPTVRLAAAPAAYWCQVPEKAHVRWVLPDSEDAALDALSRLSAAGELLLGDGTKFAGMFRAHGRLVPVWDIPRDPAASEWETPLAEFAKRYAETLADSTPLDAAARRSRQGLLGRQLTLR
- a CDS encoding ATP-binding protein encodes the protein MAERSWCVVVPHHAQGARMARHRLTVELSDVIDPHLLADVVSVVGELVGNAVRHADPLPGGVIRLAWRLRSGPEGDVVGVRVTDGGSAAAPQMRLVGPEALDGRGLHIVAALTMRWGVERDGLGQSVWAELRIPVEQGLRIPAEQGVRIPAEQGVTAAPQ